The DNA window TAGCAAATTATGAGTCTCAACGGGCAAATTTTTAAACTCTGACGCAATTTCCTTCACAATTTTTTCTGTTGAACCGCTCGGACTGAAATAAACTAAATGCAGCGTCATGAAATTTTCACCTCTTGTCAATTACGTCAAAAATTATTGTGCGTTCGTGTTCTCTCGGAGTTAATGAAGTCAGCGCAAATTTATTGCCGTCCCTGCCTGATTTAGAGCCTAGAACCGCTAAATCTTTCCTGTACTTGATGTCAAAGAATGAGACCGAAAAATTTTCGTGCTTCAACAAATAATCAGCCGTATAACGCAAAGGGTTTACATAAATTGTAATTATCGGGCGCGATTGATTCGGAAGTCCCCAAATTTCACCCATTGACCCCCAGCCGATTGTACAGCCGTCAAAATCTTCAAGAGTTCCGGCAGTCGCGAGTCCCCATTCTTTGTCAAAGATGTTGAAGACTTCATAATGTTTGCTTCTGAAATCCATTTTACTTGACATATGAAACGGGTATAAATTCCGGCTTTACTTTGCGTTCAGGCAGAGGCGAGTCAGAATAACCTACAATCACAGACGCAAGAGCATCATAACCATCGGGAATGTCAAGAGCTTTTCTCACGTCGGGACGATTCCTCATAGCTACAACTGTTGTATTAATTCCGCAGCTCGCGAGTCCTAAATCTGTAGCTTGTAACTCCATATTTTCAATGATTGAGCCTACGTTCCAGAATAAATTTACGTTCATTAAATGCGCTTGGGGATTCTCTTTCTCGTCGTAAATTTTGCCTGAAAGAATTATCCAAACCGGTGCGCCATACATATAGGGACGAGGCATTTTCACGGGTGCGTCAGGTGCTGCGAAAATTTCTGCTGCTGCGTCGTCTGCAAGTTTCATAGCTTCAGGATTAGTAACGACTGACAAATGTAATTTATGCCAATGCACGATCGGAGCTAATAAAGCTGCGTCAATAATTTTTTGAATTGCTTCATCACTGGGCATTTTGTCATTATATTTGCGCGTCGATACCCTGTGAGTTAAAACTTTCTCAAATTCCATATTTTAGTCCAGCTTCATAATTAAATTTTTCTCAAGATTCTCGATTGCTTCAGGCGTATGAGTCGATAAATAGACTGTCGGATTATTCCTGATAAATTCGCGGACTCGGTTAAGTGTGTCGCGTGCTGCTGCTAGATCCTCAAAGACTACGGATAATTTATTTGCCTTCAATGCTGCGTCAGTGTAAGTTACGTCGCCGTGAATCAAGTAAAATTTGCCGTCATTCTCGACAATAATAATGCTGTTGCCGTTAGTGTGGCCGCGTGCTTTGATGAAATAAATTCCGTCTGCGATTTTCTGGCAGTGTTCGAAATTTTTGTAAGCTCCGTCAGTGTATTCACATCTGATGACATTATCGCCGGTTAATTTGAGTGTGTCTGCGTCTTCGGGGCCGATATAGATTTTTGCGTTCGGGAAGGACTTTAACTCGCCTGTGTGGTCGGGGTGCTTGTGAGTTACTAAAATTTTCGTTACCTGTTCGGGCTTATAACCGAGTGCTTTAAATGCGTCGATGTACTCGCAAATTTTTTTGCCGGTGTCGATCTGGGTTTTCTCTGTAACGGGAGTCTCCTTAAAACCGTAGGGCATACCTGTATCGACAAGTATAATTTCTGTGCCTGTGTCGATTAAATAATTTTGCAGACTCGAAGAATATTTTACATCGGGGCTGCCGTCGTTCTTGTTTTCTCCGCCGAAAGCAAAAGCCTGCGTCATGAAGCCGTTATTAGAAAATTGTATAGCTTTGATTTGCATGATAATTTTACCCTCCTGAGAAATATAACTACGAATATATTATATTATAATGGAAGTTCCTTTTTTTCGCCGCTCATTGATGAACAAACTGCGCAGCCTTCATCGAGATAAAATACTTCGAGTTTTCCGTCGCCTACTGAATAACTTTTTGCGAGTGCGGGCATGACCTCAAGAACTTTTTGCTGAGTCTCCGGTGTTGTCGCAAATTTTACGGTGCCTGAAATTCTAAGCGTGTTCATATTTTCGTCAACGGCAGAAATTTCGATTTTCGGATTAGCTGCTAATTGTTTGCATAATGACATATTGTTATCGGTCATGAATGCTAATTTTCCGCCGCATTCCATAATAAAGCCCATAGGACGGACATGAGGGACGTTATTTTCTGATGTTGCGAGGAAGAATACTTTTGACTTCTGGAGAAATTGTAATACTTCTTTCATGAATAAATCAGCCTCCTTGAAAATTTATAGTTCAAATTTTAGAATCTCGATACACACAAAACAAGAACGCAGTTTTTGCATATATAGTACATAAAAGCGTACTGAAAATTTTGCTTGTCTCATAATTCATACACGCAAGAAAAGTGATATAATTATTCACATCAATTCACGAAAGTTTTTCCCGCAAAAAATAAATTCTTACAACTACATTTGCAACTACAAAAAATTAATTTCATTCACGCACTCGCAATGACTCGCAAAGAAAAAAATTTTTTTATCGCGATAAATTCTTGATGTCATATAATAATCTATAAATATTTCATGAAACGGAGAAATTTTTACATGACAGAAAATTATTTATGTCCGTTAAAGCACCTTGCAAACACTTTCGGCGGAAAATGGAAGCTGCCAATAATCTGCATACTTTCAAGCGATGACTCGCCCAAACGTTACAGCGCAATTAAACGCAGACTCGGTAACATCACAAATTTAATGCTTGCTCAATCTTTGCGCGAGCTTGAGTCTTCCGGCCTCGTTCACAGAGAGCAATATAACGAAATCCCCCCAAGAGTCGAATATTCATTGACTGAACGCGGAAAAAGCGCACTATCATTCATAACTTATGCGGCACAATGGGCGATAAAAGATTTGCAGGAAAATTCAACGCAAATTTTTTGTGCAAAATGCGTTATTACGGACTAAATTTTTTGTTACAGCTTAATCACGAAATTTGTAATAAAATATATGTACTTGAAATTTGAATATCTTGAAATCAGGAGAAAATTTTTATGACATGACGAAAATTTAATCACGGCGCGGAGTGCTTTAATTTATGTGAGACTCTCTCCTTGTGTGATATGCGCGGGGAGGTGAAAATTTTATATAGGAGGCTTAAATTTTTATGGACAGAATTTTAACGTCAAGGCAGGGCCCATGGATCGCAGGCGGTTTTATAGGCTTGATTGCTGTAGCATTAGCTCATTTCGGCAACCCCGGGAATATGGGATTTTGCGTCGCTTGTTTCACTCGTGATATTGCGGGTGCTTTAGGTTTTCACAGAGCCGGAGTCGTGCAATATATTCGGCCTGAGATTCCCGGATTCATTCTCGGATCTTTCATTTCTTCATTGCTATTTCGTGAATATTCACCGCGCGGAGGTTCTTCCCCTATTGTGAGATTTGGACTCGGAGTCTTTGCCATGCTGGGAGCTCTTGTATTTCTCGGCTGTCCGTGGCGCGCATATTTGAGAGTCGCCGGCGGAGATTGGAACGCTTTATACGGTGTCGGAGGCTTAATCGTAGGTGTAATAATCGGAATATTATTTTTGTGGCAGGGATTTAGTCTCGGAGCAGCTGAATCGAATCCCAAATCAGCAGGTTTAATTATGCCGTTGATAGCTGTTTCTTTGCTTGCGTTCTTGTTCCTTGCGCCGAAATTTGGAGAAAACAACCCGATATTTTTCTCGACCAGCGGCCCAGGTTCACAACATGCACCCGCATTAATGGCACTTGCAGCAGGTTTAATTGTCGGCTGGCTCGCACAAAGAAGCAGATTTTGCACAGTCGGAGCAATTAGAGATTTTCTCATGATGGGCGACGCTTATTTATTGAAGGGTATTATCGCGTTTACAGTCGTTGCATTTGCTGCAAATTATGCGCTCGGAACGTTCAAGCCGGGATTTGAGTCACAGCCTGTAGCACACACAAATGAATTATGGAATTTTCTCGGAATGGTGTTATCTGGATTAGCTTTTACTCTTGCGGGAGGATGCCCGGGCAGACAATTAATTATGGCCGGTGAAGGTGATTCGGATGCAGGAATATTTGTAATCGGAATGCTTGCGGGTGCGGCTATTGCACATAATTTTTCGTCGGCTTCAAGCGGTGCAGGACTCGGCCCGACTGGAATTTATGTAACTGTAATAGGGCTTATTTTCTGTCTTTGCGTCGGATTCTTATTTGTTGACAGGAGGTAAATTTTTATGAGTGAAGTAATAACAGTTAATGCAAAAGGGTTATCTTGTCCGCAGCCTGTACTTGAGACCCGTAAAGCAATTTCAGGACTCGAATCTGGAGTCGTTGTAGTTCTTGTCGATACAGCAACATCAAGAAATAATGTAACTCGTTTTGCAGAAAATAAAGGTTGGCGGGTCAATGTCAGCGAACTTGACGAGGGCGGCTACAAATTAACGCTTGAGAAGTGAGAAAAAATAAATCCCTGTTGAATGAGTCAATCACTCGGCAGGGAAAATTTTTTTGCGATAATTGGCGGAAGTGTGTGGGAATCGAACCCACCAGAGACAGCTCAAACCGCCTCTCACCGGGTTTGAAGCCCGGGCCCATCACCAGACAAATCTCACTTCCGATTTCTAATAAACAGGCAATGAACGCATTATAATTGATTTATTCGCAAAAATCTATTAGACGGGAAAAAATTTTATTGAGAATGCTTAATTTTTCGTATAAGATATTATTTGATAGAGTCTTTGATCCGATTGCAGTACACAGAGTCGAGTCAGAAAATATTATATTCATTGACGTTAACACGGCTTATGAAAGAGTCATGAAGTTACCGCGCGATAAAATAATCGGCAAAAATTTTAATGATGTCTGGCCAAACGCTGAGTCTATGTGGTCGCAAATTATTCGTGATTCAGTCGCCCAGAAAAAAACTATGCATTGTATCGGTGAAAGTGTTGACGTTAAAAGCTACTTAGAGGCGATTGCTTTTCCTGTACCTCCTGATATGGCAGCAGTAATTTTTCTTGACAGAACGAAATTAAAGCGTTCAGACAATGCATTGAGAAAAAGTCAGAGGCATTTACGCGAATTAGCAGCACAGCTCACAATAATAGAAGAAGACACCCGCCGTGAAATAGCGTCATACTTGCATGATAAAGTCGGTTATGATTTAATCTCGCAGCTAAAAATTTTGCGGGAAATTGACTCACTCGATGACATAACGCAAATTAAATCGCTCACAAAAAATTTAATCGCAGGCACAGAAAATATTATCTCCGAAAATCGCAGCTTGATATTCGAGTTAAGCCCGCCCGTTTTGAAGGAAGCCGGACTCAATCCCGCACTTGATGAACTCGCGAAAAATATTCTTGCGCCTCATGGAATTTTTTGGCAGGTCATAAGCAAGGGCAGCACCGACGAATTTAGAGAGGATGACTCTATAAGCGTAATTTTATACAGAATGGCACGCGAATTATTAATCAACATCGTCAAGCATTCGGGAGCCTCGTACGTGAATATCATAATCAACCGCAAGCCCGAAATTATCACGATTGCAATAGAAGATAACGGCACAGGACTCGCGGGTAATAATAAAGGTTTTGGATTGTTCAGCATTCAAGAAAGATTATTAGCACTAGGAGGAAATTTTAAGATTATTTCTGAATCGGGTAAAGGTTTAATGGCTGTAATGACTTGCCCGCTGAAATTAAAGAATGGAGAAATCTTGCATGACAAAAATATTATTAGCAGACGATCATAATTTATTTATTGAAGGTTTGACAGAGTTAATGCGCAAATATCCTGATATAGAACTTATCGGCCAAGCTAAAAACGGTCTTGACTCAATAGAACAAGCGCAGAAATTAAGGCCGGATTTGATTCTAATGGATATAGCAATGCCGGAGCTTAACGGGATTAAGGCTGCTAGACAAATTCTCGCAAAATTGCCCCTCACAAAAATTATAGTTCTCTCAATGTATAACAGCCGTGAATTAATAGTCGAGAGTCTGCGGGCCGGCGCACAGGGTTATATCTTGAAAGAATGCAGCTCTAGTGAATTACATGAGGCTATAATAACAGTTATAGGCGGAAATTTTTATATTGCGCGTTCATCACTTGCAGTCGTTGTTGAAGATTATTTGCGTTTGCTCAAGGCCGACGAGAGAAACTCAGCGCGTTTATTGTCGGAACGTGAGCGGGAAGTCCTGAAACTTTTAGCGGACGGCAAGAACACGAAGGAAATAGCTTATGATCTCTCAATCAGCAAAAACACTGTAGACGTTCACAGGCGGCACATCATGGAAAAAACCGGCTGCACGAGTATGGCTGCTCTTGTGCGTTATGCGATAAGGGAGGGCTACTAAATGGCTGTATATTTAAACAATGCTGCAACGACTTGGCCGAAACCTGAAATAGTCGCGGACTCAATGCGAAATTTTTTAATCAACGGCGGTGCAAATTCTTCACGCGGGACTTCATCAGCTCGTGATATGTCGACGATGAATTTAATATTAGACTGCCGGATAAAGCTGGCTGAACTCTTTAACGGTTATGATAATCGCAACCCGCTTTTAATAACTTTTACGGCGAACATTACAGAGTCATTAAATATCGTTCTGCGTGGATTCTTGAGACCCGGAATGAGCGTATTAACTTCTTCAATGGAACATAATGCAGTAATGAGGCCTTTGCGCGCGTTAGAGTCAAAAGGTGTGAAACTTGATATTTTGCAGGCTGATTCAACTGGGAGTCTGAGTCCTGACGATTTGAGCGCGAAATTAGCAGATAATGTGTATGATTTAGCGGTATTTTCGCACGCAAGCAATGTATCAGGCACGCTGCAGGATATTAGCTCGTTGGCTGAAATTTGCAGGAAAAATAATTTGCCGTTAGTTCTTGACTCTGCACAGACGGCGGGACTAATTGATATTGATGCTGAAAAATTAAATCTTGCTGCATTGTGCTTCACTGGTCATAAAAGTTTAATGGGACCTCAAGGCACGGGCGGGATAGTTTGGAATCCTGATTTTGCGTCAAGAGTTGAACCTATTATAACTGGCGGGACTGGGAGTTACTCGCATTTAGAGATTCAGCCTGAAGATTTGCCCGATAAATTTGAGTCAGGGACTCCGAATTTGCCCGGTATAGCTGGTTTGAATGCTGCATTAGATTGGCTTAACGAGACGGGAATAAATAATATCGCAAATAAAGAACGTGGAATCGGCGCATATTTTCTTGAGAGGCTCAAAACTTTTAATGATGTTTTATTGACGGGAAAATCTGACATGAATAATAGACTTCCTGTTTTCGCATTTAACGTGAAGGATATAGATAACGGTATTCTTGCTGATGAGTTGTCATGCGCAGGATTCGAGACTCGGCCGGGACTTCATTGCGCACCGATAGCACATAAGACTTTGAATACTTTTCCTCAGGGAGCATTACGGGTTTCTCCGGGATATTTTACGACTATTGACGAGATTGACGCGTTTTTTGCTGCATTAAGTGAGTCAATAAAGCGATGATAACAAATACCGCCGCCGAACGGGTGGGTGGGTGGGGTGAGGCGGCGGGGAAAAACTTTATTGCTGCATTATTGATTATTGCGTGTATGTGAATAATGTTTTAGCTTTTGACTTTATTTCTTGGACTTAGGCGTAAATTTCGCTTCTGTGCCGTGAATCATTCTTGCTATATTCGTTCTATGCCTGAACACACACAAAGCAGCAAGTACAGCAGACAAAATAATAAACTCTTTCGGCGCTCCTAACATAGCAAAACCTAACGGCATCGCAGCAAGTGAAAGCATTGACGCAAGTGATACATATCGAGTCAGCCACCTCACAGCATACCAGATAGCCCCGCATAATAACACTACAGCAAATGACTTGTACGGCCAAATAAAAAATAATGTCCCGTAAGTTGTAGCTACTCCCTTGCCGCCTTTAAATTTCAGCCAGACCGGATAATTATGGCCTATTACGACAGCAAATGCAGCGATCGACGCAATTAAATTTTGCGACTCAGCCGGCGCAATATGTGCAGCTAGTAATAACGCAAATGCACCTTTTAACATGTCTACTATCGCCGTAAACCATGACCATACAGGCCCCATCGCGCGCCCTACGTTTGTTGCTCCGATTGCTCCGGATCCTATTGAACGAATGTCGAGTCCGTCGCGCTTTCCGTTTTCGTCCTTGTGAAATAATTTCGTTACTACATAGCCCGTCGGAAATGAGCCTATTAAATATGAGACTATCGCCCATAAAATTATACTTCTCATCATGATAAATTTATTTTCCTCCTGTAATTCTGTCTGAGCCTGATTTAATGTTGAGCTTCACTAAGTCTTTATCCTTGAGGTTATCCCACTTGAAATTTAACACCAGCAGGAACAATGCCGAGAACGGATCCATTTTCCAGTTTGTATTTTCCCTGAATGTGTCGTGAATCGTCTGCAACTGTCTCAAGCCTTTATTATCGCTTTCCATGTCGGCGAGAAATTTTTTAACGTCAGAAATTGTATCAAGTCCCGACGCGCGCAAAATATTGCACAAATAATTAAAGCTCTCACGCAGATAATTCGAGTCCGGCGTAAATTCCGGGAATCCTGCTTCAAGTGCTGCTGCGTTCCATTTCGCGAGAATTGAGTCATCTTCCTTGAACAAATTATATAATTCTTCGTCTGTAAAAAGTTTTTCGGCATTGATTGACTCAGGCTTTGAACGTCCGGGATTTTCTGAAGGCGGAATTAATACGGCCTCGTCCTTTATCTCGTTGCGCAAATTTAAGAAGCCTTTGTCGGCAGTCTCAAGCAGTCCCGCTAATAAAACTAGTTCGCGCGTTAATTTTTTCTCGGAAATTGCCCCTACAGTGCGATTCACTCGCGGGAAAATCGTAGCCCATGCCTCTTGTAACATTGTAGGAAGTTCGAGTCTGAAGCTCAAATTTTTATATTTCGCCCATTCACGCAAATTAGCTCTTGATTCTGACAGCGATAAAATGTACACAACTGCCGGATAACCAAATCTGAACGGATCTTCAAGCCCGCTGGATGGTACAGAACGAGTCGAATCAATATCAAATTCAGATTTTACGACCGACTCAATTTTCAGCACGTCCTCAGGGAATCGCAGCAAGACTCTAACTGTAACGAGGTCAATAGCGTTTAATTCGTTTTCCTCAAGTGCAGAAAGTGCGCGCAACAATTCCGCCGGAGGTTTTGCCCAGCCTTCTATCGCGTAAAATTCGACTCCCTCAAGCTCGACTAAATCCTGAATTAAATTCCTGATTCTTGTCGCAAATTCCTCGTAAAGCGTGAGGCTCTCGACATATCTTATTCCGATTTCATTAGTTCTGCGTTTATCCATGTGCAAATTTTATCATAATATAATAAATTAATTTCGCGCGGTTTTACTGGCTCTACCCACGAGTCAATTATGCAGGGAACGCCGGACTCTTTTGCAAACTCGCTGACTTTCACGTCATAAGGCATTAACGCTAAAGGAGTCGCAAAGATTCTCGACAACACACCGAAATGTAAGCGCATTCCAATAGCTGACTCTGAATCACTCCAAATTTCGCACGCCTCATGAAAATTTTTGACTCTTATAATATCTGTAAGCGGCAAATTTTTTAGTGCGCTCTCGTCTTCAGGAGCAAGGGCAACACCGATTTTCGCGGATTTATAATTATTTATGTGAGGCAAAATTATTTTCACGAACGAGTCAAGATTCCTGCATGGACGCAAATTTATGAGCAATTTATTATTTTCGCGCGTAAAATTTCCCGGTTTGAGACTCAATGCAATGTCAGAGCCTCTAATTATATTCACGCAATTAAATTTTTCTGCGAGTTTCTGCGAGTTATTGTCCCTGACGTGAACCAGCCTGCACAGCCTTAAAGCATTTCCCGCAAAAAATTGACCCGTTCGACTCTCAAGCGGCCCGATTGACTGACCAAGCGCAAAAATTTTCGTTCCGGCCATTTTCGCGAGCCTCATAATAAGCCAATACCATACGCAAGATTTTATACTTGTTGAGTCCTGAAAGAGTCCACCTCCGCCGAGTATTAGACTTTCGGAATTTCTCAGCACCCGCCAGACTTCGCGATATTGCCAGCGGTTAATCGAGTCAACACCGAAATTTTTTGTTGTCTCATCGGGATTATTTGAGAGAACTATAATTTTTTCGCGCGTGACTCCAGCCTCAAGCAAAATATTTATACTCGCCTGCAGTAATAATTCATCACCGAGATTATTAAATCCGTAATAGCCTAATAGAGCAGCTTTATATTTTCTCATGATATAAGAGGCCGCAAAATTTTCAACAACGGAATCAGCACAAATTTTACCAGCAGGACAACAGCAAGACCGACAATTAAGCCCGTCCAGAGTCCGTTAAATTCCCGCAGTAATATCAGCGTCAAAGGCGTGTGAAAGTGGCAGAAACTATTTATTACAGTCGAGAAGCCTAATACAACGCCGATTCTCAAAATTTCGCGGTAATGTGCAAATAATTTTTTGCTCACTAGAAAATTTAACAGCAATAACGACGGATAACCGACAAAAA is part of the Synergistaceae bacterium genome and encodes:
- a CDS encoding MBL fold metallo-hydrolase, which codes for MQIKAIQFSNNGFMTQAFAFGGENKNDGSPDVKYSSSLQNYLIDTGTEIILVDTGMPYGFKETPVTEKTQIDTGKKICEYIDAFKALGYKPEQVTKILVTHKHPDHTGELKSFPNAKIYIGPEDADTLKLTGDNVIRCEYTDGAYKNFEHCQKIADGIYFIKARGHTNGNSIIIVENDGKFYLIHGDVTYTDAALKANKLSVVFEDLAAARDTLNRVREFIRNNPTVYLSTHTPEAIENLEKNLIMKLD
- a CDS encoding sulfurtransferase TusA family protein, whose amino-acid sequence is MSEVITVNAKGLSCPQPVLETRKAISGLESGVVVVLVDTATSRNNVTRFAENKGWRVNVSELDEGGYKLTLEK
- a CDS encoding response regulator transcription factor → MTKILLADDHNLFIEGLTELMRKYPDIELIGQAKNGLDSIEQAQKLRPDLILMDIAMPELNGIKAARQILAKLPLTKIIVLSMYNSRELIVESLRAGAQGYILKECSSSELHEAIITVIGGNFYIARSSLAVVVEDYLRLLKADERNSARLLSEREREVLKLLADGKNTKEIAYDLSISKNTVDVHRRHIMEKTGCTSMAALVRYAIREGY
- a CDS encoding aminotransferase class V-fold PLP-dependent enzyme translates to MAVYLNNAATTWPKPEIVADSMRNFLINGGANSSRGTSSARDMSTMNLILDCRIKLAELFNGYDNRNPLLITFTANITESLNIVLRGFLRPGMSVLTSSMEHNAVMRPLRALESKGVKLDILQADSTGSLSPDDLSAKLADNVYDLAVFSHASNVSGTLQDISSLAEICRKNNLPLVLDSAQTAGLIDIDAEKLNLAALCFTGHKSLMGPQGTGGIVWNPDFASRVEPIITGGTGSYSHLEIQPEDLPDKFESGTPNLPGIAGLNAALDWLNETGINNIANKERGIGAYFLERLKTFNDVLLTGKSDMNNRLPVFAFNVKDIDNGILADELSCAGFETRPGLHCAPIAHKTLNTFPQGALRVSPGYFTTIDEIDAFFAALSESIKR
- a CDS encoding histidine kinase codes for the protein MLNFSYKILFDRVFDPIAVHRVESENIIFIDVNTAYERVMKLPRDKIIGKNFNDVWPNAESMWSQIIRDSVAQKKTMHCIGESVDVKSYLEAIAFPVPPDMAAVIFLDRTKLKRSDNALRKSQRHLRELAAQLTIIEEDTRREIASYLHDKVGYDLISQLKILREIDSLDDITQIKSLTKNLIAGTENIISENRSLIFELSPPVLKEAGLNPALDELAKNILAPHGIFWQVISKGSTDEFREDDSISVILYRMARELLINIVKHSGASYVNIIINRKPEIITIAIEDNGTGLAGNNKGFGLFSIQERLLALGGNFKIISESGKGLMAVMTCPLKLKNGEILHDKNIISRRS
- a CDS encoding winged helix-turn-helix transcriptional regulator — encoded protein: MTENYLCPLKHLANTFGGKWKLPIICILSSDDSPKRYSAIKRRLGNITNLMLAQSLRELESSGLVHREQYNEIPPRVEYSLTERGKSALSFITYAAQWAIKDLQENSTQIFCAKCVITD
- a CDS encoding YedE-related selenium metabolism membrane protein; translated protein: MDRILTSRQGPWIAGGFIGLIAVALAHFGNPGNMGFCVACFTRDIAGALGFHRAGVVQYIRPEIPGFILGSFISSLLFREYSPRGGSSPIVRFGLGVFAMLGALVFLGCPWRAYLRVAGGDWNALYGVGGLIVGVIIGILFLWQGFSLGAAESNPKSAGLIMPLIAVSLLAFLFLAPKFGENNPIFFSTSGPGSQHAPALMALAAGLIVGWLAQRSRFCTVGAIRDFLMMGDAYLLKGIIAFTVVAFAANYALGTFKPGFESQPVAHTNELWNFLGMVLSGLAFTLAGGCPGRQLIMAGEGDSDAGIFVIGMLAGAAIAHNFSSASSGAGLGPTGIYVTVIGLIFCLCVGFLFVDRR
- the plsY gene encoding glycerol-3-phosphate 1-O-acyltransferase PlsY: MRSIILWAIVSYLIGSFPTGYVVTKLFHKDENGKRDGLDIRSIGSGAIGATNVGRAMGPVWSWFTAIVDMLKGAFALLLAAHIAPAESQNLIASIAAFAVVIGHNYPVWLKFKGGKGVATTYGTLFFIWPYKSFAVVLLCGAIWYAVRWLTRYVSLASMLSLAAMPLGFAMLGAPKEFIILSAVLAALCVFRHRTNIARMIHGTEAKFTPKSKK
- the csaB gene encoding polysaccharide pyruvyl transferase CsaB, with product MRKYKAALLGYYGFNNLGDELLLQASINILLEAGVTREKIIVLSNNPDETTKNFGVDSINRWQYREVWRVLRNSESLILGGGGLFQDSTSIKSCVWYWLIMRLAKMAGTKIFALGQSIGPLESRTGQFFAGNALRLCRLVHVRDNNSQKLAEKFNCVNIIRGSDIALSLKPGNFTRENNKLLINLRPCRNLDSFVKIILPHINNYKSAKIGVALAPEDESALKNLPLTDIIRVKNFHEACEIWSDSESAIGMRLHFGVLSRIFATPLALMPYDVKVSEFAKESGVPCIIDSWVEPVKPREINLLYYDKICTWINAELMKSE
- a CDS encoding RelA/SpoT domain-containing protein produces the protein MDKRRTNEIGIRYVESLTLYEEFATRIRNLIQDLVELEGVEFYAIEGWAKPPAELLRALSALEENELNAIDLVTVRVLLRFPEDVLKIESVVKSEFDIDSTRSVPSSGLEDPFRFGYPAVVYILSLSESRANLREWAKYKNLSFRLELPTMLQEAWATIFPRVNRTVGAISEKKLTRELVLLAGLLETADKGFLNLRNEIKDEAVLIPPSENPGRSKPESINAEKLFTDEELYNLFKEDDSILAKWNAAALEAGFPEFTPDSNYLRESFNYLCNILRASGLDTISDVKKFLADMESDNKGLRQLQTIHDTFRENTNWKMDPFSALFLLVLNFKWDNLKDKDLVKLNIKSGSDRITGGK
- a CDS encoding pyridoxamine 5'-phosphate oxidase family protein, which gives rise to MKEVLQFLQKSKVFFLATSENNVPHVRPMGFIMECGGKLAFMTDNNMSLCKQLAANPKIEISAVDENMNTLRISGTVKFATTPETQQKVLEVMPALAKSYSVGDGKLEVFYLDEGCAVCSSMSGEKKELPL
- a CDS encoding nitroreductase family protein, whose product is MEFEKVLTHRVSTRKYNDKMPSDEAIQKIIDAALLAPIVHWHKLHLSVVTNPEAMKLADDAAAEIFAAPDAPVKMPRPYMYGAPVWIILSGKIYDEKENPQAHLMNVNLFWNVGSIIENMELQATDLGLASCGINTTVVAMRNRPDVRKALDIPDGYDALASVIVGYSDSPLPERKVKPEFIPVSYVK